From the genome of Pseudomonas sp. FP453:
CTTGAAGCGTACCCACAACGCACCGTCCGGCTGTGCGGCCGTGATCCGGTCGAGTTCGATGGGGCTGAATTGATTGGTGTAGCGGGGGGAACGGATGTCGCTCAGTTGCAGATCGGCCTGTTCATCAAGCAATACCGCCCAACCACTGCCTTGTGCCGCAGCCTGGGCCGGGAACAAGCAGAGCAGTGTCAGCAGACTGACTGTGAAACCTATGGCGATCCTGAGCCAGCGCACGGCGAAATCCCTTCGTAGGTTGATGCACGGGTTAACTATGCGCGGGGCGACATGTGTACGGCAAGGGCCAGGGGCCCTTGCCTAACCGAACGGATAGCTACGACTGATCAGTTGTTCTCGCCACGTTCACGGGCAATCGCGCGATAGCCGATGTCGGTGCGGTAGAAACAGCCTTTCCAGTCGATCTTCGCGGCCAGCTTGTACGCCTGCTGTTGCGCGGCGTCCACACTGGCACCCATCGCGGTGGCGCACAGTACGCGGCCACCTGCGGTCACAACCTTGCCATCCTTGAGCGCGGTGCCCGCATGGAACACCTTGCCTTCCAGCGTAGCAGCTGCGTCGAGGCCTTCAATCACATCGCCCTTGGCGTAGTCGGCCGGGTAACCGCCGGCGGCCAGCACAATACCGACGCTCGGGCGTGGGTCCCACTGCGCTTCAACCTTGTCCAGGGCCTGGGCCAGGGCGGCTTCCACCAGCAATACCAGGCTCGACTGCAGGCGCAGCATCACTGGTTGGGTTTCCGGGTCGCCGAAGCGGCAGTTGAACTCGATGACCTTCGGGTTGCCCGCCTTGTCGATCATCAGGCCAGCGTAGAGGAAACCGGTGTACACGTTGCCTTCGTCGGCCATGCCGCGCACGGTTGGCCAGATCACCAGGTCCATGACGCGCTGGTGCACGTCAGCGGTGACCACCGGAGCCGGGGAGTACGCACCCATGCCGCCGGTGTTCGGGCCGCTGTCGCCGTCGCCGACGCGTTTGTGGTCCTGGCTGGTGGCCATCGGCAAGACGTTCTTGCCGTCGACCATCACGATGAAGCTGGCTTCTTCGCCGTCGAGGAATTCCTCGATGACTACGCGCGAACCGGCTTCACCAAAGGCGTTGCCGGCGAGCATGTCGCGCACGGCGTCTTCGGCTTCTTGCAGGGTCATGGCGACGATCACGCCTTTGCCGGCGGCCAGGCCATCGGCCTTGATCACGATCGGCGCACCTTTTTCACGCAGGTAAGCCAGGGCTGGCTCGATCTCGGTGAAGTTCTGGTAGTCGGCGGTCGGGATCTTGTGGCGCGCGAGGAAATCCTTGGTGAACGCCTTGGAGCCTTCCAGCTGGGCAGCGCCAGCGGTAGGGCCGAAGCAGTCCAGGCCACGGCTGCGGAACAGGTCCACGACGCCGGCAACCAGCGGCACTTCCGGGCCGACGATGGTCAGGGAGACATTCTTTTGCGCAAAATCGGCCAGTTGCTCAAGGGCCAGCACGTCGATAGCGACGTTCTCGCACTTGGCTTCAATGGCGGTGCCGGCGTTGCCGGGTGCGACGAAAACCTTCTGGACGCGTGGGTCCTGGGCTACTTTCCAGGCCAGGGCGTGTTCACGGCCACCGCTGCCAATGATCAAAACATTCATTTCAAAAACCTCGGATGACGCTGAATTCTGGAAACAATGCGGGCTGCTTTTTTGTGGGAGCTGGCTTGCCTGCGATGGCATCGACTCGGTGCATCTGATACATCGAGTCGCCCGCATCGCAGGCAAGCCAGCTCCCACACAAGCCAGTGCCCACCAGGCAAATTGGATCAGTGGCGGAAGTGGCGCATGCCAGTGAAGACCATGGCGATGCCGGCTTCATCAGCCGCAGCAATCACTTCGGCGTCGCGCATCGAACCACCCGGTTGAATCACGGCAGTCACGCCCGCTTTTGCGGCATTGTCCAAACCATCACGGAACGGGAAGAACGCATCGGAAGCCATCACCGAGCCCACTACCTGCAAACCCGCGTGCTCAGCCTTGATCGCGGCGATACGCGCCGAGTTCACGCGGCTCATCTGGCCGGCGCCGACACCGATGGTCTGGCGGTTCTTGGCGTAGACGATGATGGCGTTGGATTTAACGTACTTGGCCACTTTCCAGGCGAAGATCAGGTCGTTGATCTCTTGCTCGGTCGGTGCGCGCTTGGTCACAACCTTGAGGTCTTCGCTGCCGATCATGCCGATGTCGCGGCTCTGTACCAGCAGGCCACCGTTGACGCGCTTGTAGTCCCAGGCGGCAGCACGGTCAGCCGACCACTCGCCGCAGGCCAGCAGGCGCACGTTGGCTTTGGCGGCGACGATGGCGCGGGCTTCTTCGCTGACGCTTGGGGCGATGATCACTTCCACGAACTGACGCTCGACGATCGCCTTGGCGGTCTCGGCATCCAGCTCACGGTTGAAGGCGATGATGCCGCCGAACGCGGATTCGGTGTCGGTGGCGTAGGCCAGTTCGTACGCCTGGCGGATACCGCCTTCAGCGTCCGGGCTTACGGCCACGCCGCACGGGTTGGCGTGCTTGACGATCACACAGGCCGGCTTGACGAAGCTCTTCACACATTCCAGCGCGGCGTCGGTGTCGGCCACGTTGTTGTAGGACAGTTCCTTGCCTTGCAGCTGGGTCGCGGTGGCGATGCCCACTTCGGCGGGCTTGGCTTCCACGTAGAACGCCGCGCTCTGGTGCGGGTTCTCGCCATAGCGCATTTCCTGGGCCTTGATGAACTGGCTGTTGAAGGTGCGCGGGAACTGGCTGCGGCCTTCGGTCGACAGGGTTTCAGCGGCCTGGTTAACGGTGCCCATGTAGTTGGCGATCATGCCGTCGTAGGCGGCGGTGTGTTCGAACGCCTTGAGCATCAGGTCGAAACGCTGGGCGTAGGTCAGGCCGCCGGCTTTCAGGCCTTCCAGCACATTGGCGTAGTCGCTGGCGTTGACCACGATGGCCACGTCTTTGTGGTTCTTGGCTGCCGAGCGCACCATGGTCGGGCCGCCGATATCGATGTTTTCGATAGCGGTCGGCAGGTCGCAGCCTGGCTTGTTGATGGTGGCTTCGAACGGGTACAGGTTGACGGCCACCAGGTCGATCGGCTTGATGCCGTGCTCGGCCATGATCGCGTCGTCGGTGCCGCGACGGCCGAGGATGCCGCCGTGGATTTTCGGGTGCAGGGTCTTGACCCGACCGTCCATCATTTCTGCGAAACCGGTGTAGTCCGCCACTTCCACTGCGGCCACGCCGTTGTCCTGCAGCAGTTTGAAGGTCCCGCCCGTGGAGAGGATTTCCACGCCCAGGGCTTCCAGCTCCCGGGCAAATTCGAGGATGCCGGTCTTGTCGGAAACGCTGATCAAGGCGCGGCGGATCGGCAGGCGGGTAGTCTGGTCGGTCATTTCAATTTCCATCAAAAGCAAAGGAGTCAGCAAAAAAGGCGACCGTTTTTTACGCGGGCGCCTTTCTGGTTTGATTGAATGCTTACAACAAATCGTACTGCTTGAGCTTTTTGCGCAAGGTGCCACGGTTGAGGCCCAAGAGCTCACTGGCTTTGGTCTGGTTGCCCTTGACGTAGTTCATCACGCTTTCGAGCAAGGGCGCCTCGACTTCGGAGAGCACCAGGTTGTACACGTCCGTGACGGAAGCGCCCTCAAGGTGGGCGAAATAATTGTGCAGCGCCTTCTCGACAC
Proteins encoded in this window:
- the purH gene encoding bifunctional phosphoribosylaminoimidazolecarboxamide formyltransferase/IMP cyclohydrolase, which encodes MTDQTTRLPIRRALISVSDKTGILEFARELEALGVEILSTGGTFKLLQDNGVAAVEVADYTGFAEMMDGRVKTLHPKIHGGILGRRGTDDAIMAEHGIKPIDLVAVNLYPFEATINKPGCDLPTAIENIDIGGPTMVRSAAKNHKDVAIVVNASDYANVLEGLKAGGLTYAQRFDLMLKAFEHTAAYDGMIANYMGTVNQAAETLSTEGRSQFPRTFNSQFIKAQEMRYGENPHQSAAFYVEAKPAEVGIATATQLQGKELSYNNVADTDAALECVKSFVKPACVIVKHANPCGVAVSPDAEGGIRQAYELAYATDTESAFGGIIAFNRELDAETAKAIVERQFVEVIIAPSVSEEARAIVAAKANVRLLACGEWSADRAAAWDYKRVNGGLLVQSRDIGMIGSEDLKVVTKRAPTEQEINDLIFAWKVAKYVKSNAIIVYAKNRQTIGVGAGQMSRVNSARIAAIKAEHAGLQVVGSVMASDAFFPFRDGLDNAAKAGVTAVIQPGGSMRDAEVIAAADEAGIAMVFTGMRHFRH
- the fis gene encoding DNA-binding transcriptional regulator Fis, producing the protein MTMMTETLVSGTTPVSDNVNLKQHLNTPSEEGQTLRGSVEKALHNYFAHLEGASVTDVYNLVLSEVEAPLLESVMNYVKGNQTKASELLGLNRGTLRKKLKQYDLL
- the purD gene encoding phosphoribosylamine--glycine ligase, whose protein sequence is MNVLIIGSGGREHALAWKVAQDPRVQKVFVAPGNAGTAIEAKCENVAIDVLALEQLADFAQKNVSLTIVGPEVPLVAGVVDLFRSRGLDCFGPTAGAAQLEGSKAFTKDFLARHKIPTADYQNFTEIEPALAYLREKGAPIVIKADGLAAGKGVIVAMTLQEAEDAVRDMLAGNAFGEAGSRVVIEEFLDGEEASFIVMVDGKNVLPMATSQDHKRVGDGDSGPNTGGMGAYSPAPVVTADVHQRVMDLVIWPTVRGMADEGNVYTGFLYAGLMIDKAGNPKVIEFNCRFGDPETQPVMLRLQSSLVLLVEAALAQALDKVEAQWDPRPSVGIVLAAGGYPADYAKGDVIEGLDAAATLEGKVFHAGTALKDGKVVTAGGRVLCATAMGASVDAAQQQAYKLAAKIDWKGCFYRTDIGYRAIARERGENN